One window from the genome of Pseudomonadota bacterium encodes:
- a CDS encoding Ig-like domain-containing protein produces MKRLFVAFVFASLAVAGMAPSCGGRTDKTATKAPVVEQPKLAGGDEVSFVEDEDLEGMKLRLREVGAPRDEQPRLAVAPGAQLTKAELDKLLARTEGFAAEIGDAKEFAMRPGSAPPPLTGKKVDLPFPPEIALKPPESGKPGTLEVIRFAPEGDVPIAPHLSLTFSRPMVAVTSQEEAAKTRPATVSPQPAGSWRWLGTRTLIFEPDKRFPMATDYAVEVPAGTASATGDKLKEAVKFAFTTPPPMIVGKFPQYGPRDIDPVIFVEFDQRIDANAIAEMTRLKHGGKSIALRVATDEEIAADDDVRDLVARAEKGRFAALTAGSKIPKGTHFDVVVKKGTPSAEGPKTTQKDQSFEFYTYSPLEIERSRCGWNDECPPTQDWSIEFNNPLDADAFDPTAIQIEPAVPGAVIRLWGDTINIGGMKQGRTRYTVTIPASTKDKFGQTLEKTEHVTFEVGPAEETLFGPGKELVTLDPSGPPKLAIHSINHDKLKVRIHKVSPADYGAWNEWRRNYRYETTKPGPLPGKRVSDRSVKVEGEPDRLAQTHVDLSKLVEKRHGHFIVHVEPAKQPKEKWRRQEVLVWVQVTDLGVTAFVDATEMLVWATRLADGKAVEGADAQLAPGSGIKGVTDGVGLARLALGSDPSKAQLLLVSTRDDAAFLPADEYGYWGGSGFQGSKPSPEARWYAFDDRGLYRPGEEVRVKGWIRAFDPAVHGDVGALPSKPEKISWKLRDSRGNDISKGDVKVSALAGFHVALTLPKEINLGTAWLELTAEGAGVSNTTFSHPIQIQEFRRPEFEVSADASPGPYVLGTEATASVSAKYYAGGGLPNAPVIWRAYAARADYTPPDRDEFQFGPWSPWWRFFGGGGAGGETATLEGKTDAIGDHRVAIRFEAVNPVRPMTVTAEATVTDVNRQAWTARRELLVHPADLYVGLKTARGFYPKGDPIEVEAIAVDLDGKAATGVALALEFARLEAMWKAGEWSEEELDVESCSVGSAEEPVKCSFHPKVGGTYRVRGTLRDAYGRRNLTEIRVWVEGGETPPSREVEQEKLTLVPEKEEYQPGETAALLVQSPFYPAEGVLTIRRSGLVREERFTMKGPTARLSVPILEEHIPSVFVQVDVTGAAVRSDDKGKPREDLPRRVAYATGSLTFKVPPLARTLSVKAEPRVKAIEPGGGTKIDLVVKGADGAPVKGAELVVVAADEAVLALTGYKLPNPIDVFYTARGAGVQDYHSRSQVLLTDPSALAVAEAGRMSMDNAPMAQSAMPPPSPMMAMPSAAPGGGEGGGAMRGMKMAESLMDEEASAERDKAPMKSKKASKGDMGGDDDGGGAIAVRTNFEALALFAPEVVTDAKGKATVDIKLPDSLTRYRIMVVAVEGGKRFGSGESNLTARLPLMARPSPPRFLNFGDVFELPVVLQNQTDKPMTVDVAVRATNVFIAKDRASAVPGTGKRGVTSSGRRVEVPANDRVEVRFPAASEKAGTARFEVIAASGASSDAARFELPVWTPATAEAFATYGEIDKGSLIQPVRAPGDVWPQFGGLEITTSSTQLQALTDAVLYLVSYPFDCNEQISSRVLAIAALRDVLSAFEAEGLPEPKELEELVKRDLAKLAARQNYDGGFSFWRKGDEGWPYLTIHVASALARAKAKGYEVPPLMWQRAERYLEDIERHIPAWYSMESRWMIRAYALHVLHLMGKSDAKKAKALLDEAGMKKLSFESLGFILPLLHAGGEADAVKQILRHMTNNATETAGAAHFVTGYTDGAHVLLHSDRRVDGIVLEALILVDPKNDLIPKVVRGLLAHKTRGKWLNTQENAFILLALDRYFNVYEKTTPDFVARVWLGENFAGEHAFKGRTTERAQIDVPMSFVAERKGDQPLVLQKDGKGRLYYRIGMRYAPKDLDLEAADYGFTVERSYAAIDDPADVKRDTDGTWRIRAGARVRVRLTMVAEARRYHVALIDPMPAGLEAVNPELATTEKLPVDKDKPEDKMTTRYWWWWRPWYEHENMRDERVEAFTSLLWDGVYNYSYVARATTPGAFVVPPARAEEMYSPETFGRSATDKVIVE; encoded by the coding sequence ATGAAACGGTTGTTCGTCGCTTTCGTATTCGCGTCGCTCGCGGTCGCCGGCATGGCGCCGAGCTGCGGCGGCCGCACCGACAAGACGGCCACGAAGGCCCCGGTCGTCGAGCAGCCGAAGCTCGCGGGCGGCGACGAGGTGAGCTTCGTCGAGGACGAGGATCTCGAGGGGATGAAGCTGCGCCTGCGCGAGGTGGGCGCGCCGCGCGACGAGCAGCCGAGGCTCGCCGTGGCGCCGGGCGCCCAGCTCACGAAGGCCGAGCTCGACAAGCTGCTCGCACGCACCGAGGGGTTCGCGGCCGAGATCGGCGACGCGAAGGAGTTCGCCATGCGGCCGGGCTCGGCGCCGCCGCCGCTCACCGGGAAGAAGGTCGACCTCCCGTTCCCGCCCGAGATCGCGCTCAAGCCCCCGGAGTCGGGCAAGCCCGGGACGCTCGAGGTGATCCGGTTCGCGCCCGAGGGCGACGTGCCGATCGCCCCGCACCTGAGCCTCACCTTCTCGCGGCCCATGGTGGCGGTCACCTCGCAGGAGGAGGCCGCGAAGACCAGGCCCGCGACCGTGTCGCCGCAGCCCGCCGGGAGCTGGCGCTGGCTCGGCACGCGCACGCTGATCTTCGAGCCCGACAAGCGGTTCCCGATGGCGACCGACTACGCGGTCGAGGTGCCGGCCGGCACGGCGTCGGCCACGGGCGACAAGCTGAAGGAGGCGGTCAAGTTCGCGTTCACGACCCCGCCGCCGATGATCGTCGGCAAGTTCCCGCAGTACGGCCCGCGCGACATCGACCCCGTGATCTTCGTGGAGTTCGATCAGCGGATCGACGCGAACGCGATCGCCGAGATGACGCGGCTCAAGCACGGCGGCAAGTCGATCGCGCTGCGGGTCGCGACGGACGAGGAGATCGCCGCGGACGACGACGTGCGCGATCTCGTCGCCCGGGCCGAGAAGGGCCGGTTCGCCGCGCTCACGGCCGGCTCGAAGATCCCCAAGGGCACGCACTTCGACGTGGTCGTGAAGAAGGGCACGCCCTCGGCCGAGGGGCCGAAGACGACCCAGAAGGACCAGTCGTTCGAGTTCTACACCTACTCGCCGCTCGAGATCGAGCGCTCGCGGTGCGGCTGGAACGACGAGTGCCCGCCGACGCAGGATTGGTCGATCGAGTTCAACAACCCGCTCGACGCCGACGCGTTCGATCCGACCGCGATCCAGATCGAGCCCGCCGTGCCGGGCGCCGTGATCCGGCTGTGGGGCGACACGATCAACATCGGCGGGATGAAGCAGGGCCGCACGCGCTACACCGTGACGATCCCGGCGTCGACAAAGGACAAGTTCGGCCAGACGCTCGAGAAGACCGAGCACGTCACGTTCGAGGTCGGCCCGGCCGAGGAGACGCTGTTCGGGCCCGGCAAGGAGCTCGTCACGCTGGATCCGTCCGGCCCGCCGAAGCTCGCGATCCACAGCATCAACCACGACAAGCTCAAGGTGCGGATCCACAAGGTCTCCCCCGCCGACTACGGCGCGTGGAACGAGTGGCGGCGCAACTACCGGTACGAGACGACCAAGCCCGGGCCGCTGCCCGGGAAGCGCGTCTCTGACCGCTCGGTCAAGGTCGAGGGCGAGCCGGACCGGCTCGCGCAGACGCACGTGGATCTCTCGAAGCTCGTCGAGAAGCGCCACGGCCACTTCATCGTGCACGTCGAGCCGGCCAAGCAGCCCAAGGAGAAGTGGCGCCGCCAGGAGGTGCTCGTCTGGGTGCAGGTGACCGACCTCGGCGTCACGGCGTTCGTCGACGCGACCGAGATGCTCGTCTGGGCCACGCGCTTAGCGGACGGCAAGGCGGTCGAGGGCGCGGACGCCCAGCTCGCGCCCGGCTCCGGCATCAAGGGGGTCACCGACGGCGTGGGGCTCGCGCGGCTCGCGCTCGGCTCGGATCCGTCGAAGGCGCAGCTGCTCCTGGTTTCGACGCGCGACGACGCGGCGTTCCTGCCGGCGGACGAGTACGGCTACTGGGGCGGCTCCGGCTTCCAGGGCTCCAAGCCGAGCCCGGAGGCGCGCTGGTACGCCTTCGACGACCGCGGCCTGTACCGGCCCGGCGAGGAGGTGCGCGTCAAGGGGTGGATCCGCGCCTTCGATCCGGCCGTGCACGGCGACGTGGGCGCCCTGCCCTCGAAGCCCGAGAAGATCTCCTGGAAGCTCCGCGACTCGCGCGGCAACGACATCTCCAAGGGCGACGTCAAGGTGAGCGCGCTCGCCGGGTTCCACGTGGCGCTCACGCTGCCGAAGGAGATCAATTTGGGCACGGCGTGGCTCGAGCTGACCGCCGAGGGCGCGGGCGTCTCGAACACGACGTTCTCCCACCCGATCCAGATCCAGGAGTTCCGCAGGCCGGAGTTCGAGGTGAGCGCCGACGCGTCGCCCGGACCCTACGTGCTCGGCACCGAGGCGACCGCCTCGGTCTCCGCGAAGTACTACGCGGGCGGCGGGCTCCCGAACGCGCCCGTGATCTGGCGCGCCTACGCGGCGCGGGCCGACTACACGCCGCCGGATCGCGATGAGTTCCAGTTCGGCCCGTGGAGCCCCTGGTGGCGCTTCTTCGGCGGCGGCGGCGCGGGCGGCGAGACGGCCACGCTCGAGGGCAAGACCGACGCGATCGGGGATCACCGCGTGGCGATCCGCTTCGAGGCGGTGAACCCGGTGCGGCCGATGACCGTGACCGCCGAGGCGACGGTGACCGACGTCAACCGCCAGGCGTGGACCGCGCGGCGCGAGCTGCTCGTGCACCCGGCCGATCTGTACGTCGGGCTCAAGACCGCGCGCGGCTTCTACCCCAAGGGCGATCCTATCGAGGTCGAGGCGATCGCGGTCGACCTCGACGGCAAGGCGGCGACCGGGGTCGCGCTGGCGCTCGAGTTCGCGCGGCTCGAGGCGATGTGGAAGGCGGGCGAGTGGAGCGAGGAGGAGCTCGACGTCGAGAGCTGCTCGGTCGGCTCGGCCGAGGAGCCGGTGAAGTGCTCGTTCCACCCGAAGGTGGGCGGCACCTACCGCGTGCGAGGCACGCTGCGCGACGCGTACGGCCGTCGCAACCTCACCGAGATCCGCGTGTGGGTCGAGGGCGGGGAGACGCCGCCGTCGCGCGAGGTCGAGCAGGAGAAGCTGACGCTCGTCCCCGAGAAGGAGGAGTACCAGCCGGGCGAGACCGCCGCACTGCTCGTGCAGTCGCCGTTCTACCCGGCCGAGGGCGTGCTCACGATCCGGCGCTCCGGCCTCGTGCGCGAGGAGCGCTTCACGATGAAGGGGCCGACGGCCCGGCTGTCGGTGCCGATCCTGGAGGAGCACATCCCGAGCGTCTTCGTGCAGGTCGACGTGACCGGCGCCGCGGTGCGCAGCGACGACAAGGGCAAGCCGCGCGAGGATCTGCCGCGCCGCGTGGCCTACGCGACCGGCAGCCTGACGTTCAAGGTCCCGCCGCTCGCCCGCACGCTCTCCGTGAAGGCCGAGCCGCGGGTCAAGGCGATCGAGCCGGGCGGCGGCACGAAGATCGACCTCGTCGTGAAGGGCGCGGACGGCGCGCCGGTGAAGGGGGCGGAGCTCGTCGTGGTCGCCGCCGACGAGGCGGTGCTCGCGCTCACCGGCTACAAGCTGCCGAATCCGATCGACGTGTTCTACACGGCGCGCGGCGCCGGCGTGCAGGACTACCACTCGCGCAGCCAGGTGCTGCTCACGGATCCGAGCGCCCTCGCGGTGGCCGAGGCGGGGCGCATGTCGATGGACAACGCGCCCATGGCGCAGTCGGCGATGCCGCCGCCTTCGCCGATGATGGCGATGCCCTCGGCCGCGCCCGGCGGCGGCGAGGGCGGCGGCGCCATGCGCGGCATGAAGATGGCCGAGTCGTTGATGGACGAGGAGGCGTCCGCCGAGCGCGACAAGGCGCCCATGAAGTCGAAGAAGGCCTCGAAGGGCGACATGGGCGGCGACGACGACGGGGGCGGCGCCATCGCGGTGCGCACGAACTTCGAGGCGCTCGCCCTGTTCGCGCCCGAGGTCGTGACCGACGCCAAGGGCAAGGCGACCGTCGACATCAAGCTGCCCGACTCGCTGACGCGCTACAGGATCATGGTCGTCGCCGTGGAGGGCGGCAAGCGGTTCGGCTCGGGCGAGTCGAACCTCACCGCGCGGCTGCCGCTCATGGCGCGGCCGTCGCCGCCGCGGTTCCTCAACTTCGGCGACGTCTTCGAGCTGCCGGTCGTGCTGCAGAACCAGACCGACAAGCCGATGACGGTGGACGTCGCCGTGCGCGCGACGAACGTCTTCATAGCCAAGGACCGCGCGTCGGCCGTGCCGGGCACGGGCAAGCGCGGCGTCACGAGCTCGGGCAGGCGCGTGGAGGTGCCTGCGAACGACCGCGTCGAGGTGCGCTTCCCGGCCGCCTCCGAGAAGGCGGGGACCGCGCGGTTCGAGGTGATCGCCGCGAGCGGGGCGAGCTCCGACGCGGCCCGGTTCGAGCTGCCGGTGTGGACGCCGGCCACGGCCGAGGCGTTCGCCACCTACGGCGAGATCGACAAGGGCTCGCTCATCCAGCCGGTCCGGGCGCCCGGCGACGTGTGGCCGCAGTTCGGGGGCCTCGAGATCACGACCTCGTCCACGCAGCTCCAGGCGCTGACCGACGCGGTGCTCTATCTCGTCAGCTACCCGTTCGACTGCAACGAGCAGATCTCGAGCCGCGTGCTCGCCATCGCCGCGCTGCGCGACGTCCTGAGCGCGTTCGAGGCCGAGGGGCTGCCCGAGCCCAAGGAGCTCGAGGAGCTCGTGAAGCGCGATCTCGCGAAGCTCGCCGCGCGGCAGAACTACGACGGCGGCTTCTCGTTCTGGCGCAAGGGCGACGAGGGGTGGCCGTACCTCACGATCCATGTGGCGAGCGCGCTCGCGCGGGCCAAGGCCAAGGGCTACGAGGTGCCGCCGCTCATGTGGCAGCGCGCCGAGCGCTACCTCGAGGACATCGAGCGCCACATCCCGGCGTGGTACTCGATGGAGAGCCGCTGGATGATCCGGGCGTACGCGCTCCACGTGCTCCACCTGATGGGCAAGTCGGACGCGAAGAAGGCGAAGGCGCTCCTCGACGAGGCCGGGATGAAGAAGCTCTCGTTCGAGAGCCTGGGCTTCATCCTGCCTTTGCTGCACGCGGGCGGCGAGGCCGACGCGGTCAAGCAGATCCTGCGCCACATGACGAACAACGCGACCGAGACCGCCGGCGCGGCCCACTTCGTCACGGGCTACACCGACGGCGCGCACGTGCTCCTGCACTCCGACAGGCGCGTCGACGGCATCGTGCTCGAGGCACTCATCCTCGTCGATCCCAAGAACGACCTCATCCCCAAGGTCGTGCGCGGGCTGCTCGCCCACAAGACGCGCGGCAAGTGGCTCAACACGCAGGAGAACGCGTTCATCCTGCTCGCGCTCGACCGCTACTTCAACGTCTACGAGAAGACCACGCCGGACTTCGTCGCGCGCGTGTGGCTGGGCGAGAACTTCGCCGGCGAGCACGCGTTCAAGGGCCGCACGACCGAGCGCGCCCAGATCGACGTGCCGATGAGCTTCGTCGCCGAGCGCAAGGGCGACCAGCCGCTCGTGCTGCAGAAGGACGGCAAGGGCCGGCTGTACTACCGGATCGGCATGCGCTACGCGCCGAAGGATCTCGATCTCGAGGCCGCGGACTACGGCTTCACCGTCGAGCGGTCGTACGCGGCGATCGACGATCCGGCGGACGTGAAGCGCGACACCGACGGCACCTGGCGCATCCGGGCCGGCGCCCGCGTGCGGGTGCGGCTCACGATGGTCGCGGAGGCGCGGCGGTACCACGTCGCGCTCATCGATCCGATGCCGGCCGGGCTCGAGGCGGTGAACCCCGAGCTCGCGACGACCGAGAAGCTGCCGGTCGACAAGGACAAGCCGGAGGACAAGATGACGACCCGCTACTGGTGGTGGTGGCGGCCGTGGTACGAGCACGAGAACATGCGCGACGAGCGGGTCGAGGCGTTCACGTCGCTCCTGTGGGACGGCGTCTACAACTACAGCTACGTCGCCCGCGCCACGACGCCGGGCGCATTCGTCGTGCCGCCGGCCCGCGCCGAGGAGATGTACAGCCCCGAGACGTTCGGCAGGAGCGCAACGGACAAGGTGATCGTGGAGTAG
- a CDS encoding DUF4388 domain-containing protein encodes MGRSDKEIVERLLADGVISREQCSVAVNHHKSYGGFIEESLIDVGVIDEEALLKALANNYKTRFVTTAKLKKADISQKVLERVPRELAIKHHLFPILFDEDNSTLSIVTTDPTNLEVEQEVCRVARALRVRAYLARPAAIKAAIGKFYKGDIHAFAAMDKEGLREFQSMMDVYQRNLLDETDLAAAISAAGGEGRERTILAEEMTARGRAEGDAGVQDRQVSVTAQVVSVVRVLVSLLESSRGDLAGHSVLTASYAERVCARIGLSPNENEAITLGALLHDLGKGEPYHLTPLNVAEWDGHRASALKRFETPVRLFESVELPPETILTLRHMYERYDGTGFPDELKGTEIPLGARILTMADTYADLTSNQRNPYRHVLGTAEAMEVLKKGRGKVFDANLVDLFGAVVAGDDLKRQLLTGAQTILVVESDAENCAILDMQLTTRGFRVRAARTADAALALLQKESVGLVLAEVELKPFDGFELKKRLNADPRLKKIPFFYFTARASSADVAQGFGLGAQDYLVKPSTVDVVAMKMQKFLEQAQPAEAKGGVSGSLKEMSIPDLVQILAHGRKTGLLRLTSGQQRGEIHFVNGELFNALCGKLSGNEAFFALVKFRDGSFALDPTFTATERVIKMNAEMLLLEGLRRYDEDNR; translated from the coding sequence ATGGGGCGATCCGACAAGGAGATCGTGGAACGACTCCTCGCTGACGGCGTGATCAGCAGGGAGCAGTGCTCCGTCGCGGTCAACCATCACAAGAGCTACGGCGGCTTCATCGAGGAGAGCCTTATCGACGTCGGCGTGATCGACGAGGAGGCGCTGCTCAAGGCGCTCGCGAACAACTACAAGACGCGCTTCGTCACCACCGCGAAGCTGAAGAAAGCCGACATCTCCCAGAAGGTGCTCGAGCGCGTCCCCCGCGAGCTCGCGATCAAGCACCACCTCTTTCCGATCCTCTTCGACGAGGACAACAGCACGCTGTCCATCGTCACGACGGACCCCACGAACCTCGAGGTGGAGCAGGAGGTCTGCCGGGTCGCGCGGGCGCTCAGGGTGCGCGCCTACCTCGCGCGGCCCGCCGCGATCAAGGCGGCGATCGGGAAGTTCTACAAGGGAGACATCCACGCGTTCGCGGCGATGGACAAGGAAGGGCTCCGCGAGTTCCAGTCCATGATGGACGTCTACCAGCGGAACCTCCTCGACGAGACCGACCTGGCCGCCGCGATCTCCGCCGCGGGCGGCGAGGGGCGCGAGCGGACGATCCTCGCCGAAGAGATGACCGCAAGGGGGCGCGCGGAAGGCGACGCGGGCGTCCAGGACCGCCAGGTCTCCGTGACCGCGCAGGTCGTGAGCGTCGTCCGCGTCCTCGTGTCGCTGCTCGAGAGCTCGCGCGGCGATCTCGCGGGCCACTCCGTCCTCACCGCGAGCTACGCGGAGCGGGTGTGCGCGCGCATCGGCCTCTCGCCGAACGAGAACGAGGCGATCACCCTGGGCGCGCTCTTGCACGACCTCGGCAAGGGGGAGCCGTACCACCTGACGCCGCTCAACGTCGCCGAGTGGGACGGCCACCGCGCCTCGGCGCTGAAGCGCTTCGAGACGCCGGTCCGCCTCTTCGAATCGGTGGAGCTCCCGCCCGAGACGATTCTGACGCTGCGCCACATGTACGAGCGGTACGACGGGACCGGGTTCCCGGACGAGCTCAAGGGCACGGAGATCCCGCTCGGCGCACGGATCCTGACCATGGCGGACACGTACGCCGATCTCACCTCCAACCAGCGCAACCCGTACCGGCACGTCCTCGGCACGGCCGAGGCGATGGAGGTGCTCAAGAAGGGGCGCGGCAAGGTGTTCGACGCGAACCTCGTGGATCTCTTCGGCGCGGTGGTCGCCGGGGACGACCTCAAGCGCCAGCTCCTCACCGGGGCGCAGACGATCCTCGTCGTCGAGTCGGACGCCGAGAACTGCGCGATCCTCGACATGCAGCTGACGACCCGCGGCTTCCGCGTGCGGGCCGCACGGACGGCGGACGCGGCGCTCGCGCTCCTGCAGAAGGAGTCCGTCGGGCTCGTCCTGGCCGAGGTGGAGCTCAAGCCGTTCGACGGGTTCGAGCTCAAGAAGCGGCTGAACGCCGATCCGCGGCTGAAGAAGATCCCGTTCTTCTACTTCACGGCGCGCGCGAGCTCCGCCGACGTCGCCCAGGGGTTCGGGCTCGGAGCCCAGGACTACCTCGTCAAGCCGTCGACGGTCGACGTCGTGGCGATGAAGATGCAGAAGTTCCTCGAGCAGGCGCAGCCCGCGGAGGCCAAGGGCGGCGTGTCGGGATCGCTCAAGGAGATGTCGATCCCCGACCTCGTGCAGATCCTGGCCCACGGCCGGAAGACGGGGCTCCTCCGGCTCACGTCGGGCCAGCAGCGCGGCGAGATCCACTTCGTGAACGGCGAGCTGTTCAACGCCCTGTGCGGCAAGCTGAGCGGCAACGAGGCGTTCTTCGCCCTGGTCAAGTTCAGGGATGGATCGTTCGCGCTCGATCCGACGTTCACCGCGACCGAGCGCGTGATCAAGATGAACGCCGAGATGCTCCTCCTCGAGGGGCTGCGCCGCTACGACGAGGACAACAGGTAG
- a CDS encoding Fic family protein encodes MNGMQFDTEAPAAQCEDLDAHAVQVRFLMERGSAEDIASLWHQLDVSAIYHDCALEGQVLGPDELNAAFDPRAVPDASRVPLYGSLRSHRNAYDLMRQFAASRSLVFTLDLFKQFHQLFAPDPAEARSGRFRAETPLHRSYFHEICEPDKIAMNMRKLVTWLNESPEEPPLHPIEWASRFHRSFMRIFPYADTSGKVGRAVMNAILVHHGYLPAIIHATERQRYYEALRNNQQGFTDLVIESAGASLDAATRFLKRAL; translated from the coding sequence ATGAACGGAATGCAGTTCGACACCGAGGCCCCCGCCGCTCAGTGCGAGGATCTGGACGCGCACGCTGTGCAAGTGCGCTTCCTCATGGAGCGGGGGAGCGCCGAGGACATCGCGTCGCTCTGGCACCAACTCGACGTGTCGGCGATATACCACGACTGCGCGCTGGAGGGGCAGGTGCTCGGCCCCGACGAGCTGAACGCCGCGTTCGACCCGCGCGCCGTGCCGGATGCGTCCCGCGTGCCGCTGTACGGCTCGCTGCGCTCCCATAGGAACGCGTACGATCTGATGCGGCAGTTCGCGGCGTCCCGGTCGCTCGTGTTCACGCTCGACCTGTTCAAGCAGTTCCATCAGCTGTTCGCGCCGGATCCCGCCGAGGCGCGATCCGGTCGGTTCCGCGCCGAAACGCCGCTGCACCGCTCGTACTTCCACGAGATCTGCGAGCCGGACAAGATCGCGATGAACATGCGCAAGCTCGTGACGTGGTTGAACGAGTCGCCGGAGGAGCCGCCGCTGCACCCCATCGAGTGGGCGTCCCGCTTCCACAGGAGCTTCATGCGCATCTTCCCCTACGCCGACACCTCCGGCAAGGTGGGCAGGGCCGTGATGAACGCCATCCTCGTGCACCACGGGTACCTCCCCGCCATCATCCATGCCACGGAGCGGCAGCGGTACTACGAGGCGCTGCGCAACAACCAGCAGGGCTTCACCGACCTCGTCATCGAGTCGGCGGGGGCGTCGCTCGACGCCGCGACCAGGTTCCTGAAGCGCGCCCTGTAG
- a CDS encoding serine protein kinase gives MSAHEGIDPINHIAKLQNADEYRELHWSGTFTEYLDIVRARPEVTRSAFERVYDMVVAKGTEEYLDTKKRIVRFRFFEQDTVGGKDAVFGLDIPLMRFVNVLKAAAEGYGPEKRVLLLHGPVGSSKSTIVRLLKKGLEAYTRTPAGALYTHEWHVEDAHEKVMRCPMNEEPLKLIPADWRARAVAELGLGTDKHAVDVRGDLCPACRFTFNALMLRYGGDWSKVMDHVRVVRLVMSEKDRIGIGTFQPKDEKNQDSTELTGDINYRKIAEYGSDSDPRAFNFDGEFNIANRGIIEFVEILKLDVAFLYDLLGATQEHMIKPKKFAQTDIDELIIGHTNEAEYNKLLANEFMEALRDRTIKIDIPYITRVSEEKKIYEKDFAQNKVPGVHVAPHTLEVAAMWAVLTRLEEPKKAGLSLLQKLKLYDGKMLPGFTQDNVKELRKEAAREGMDGISPRYVQDKISNAIVSEAEGCLNPFMVLNELGKGLRSQGLITSEEKRKHYGELISVVKQEYEEMVKNQVQRAISADDEAINNLCMNYIDNVKAYTLKERVRNRYTGQDEPPDERLMRAIEEKIDIPDGRKDDFRKEIMNFIGALAVDGKEFRYDTNDRLRRALEMKLFEDQKDSIKLSSLVSNVIDRETQDKIEIVKNRLKEKYGYCEICATDVLNFVASIFARGDTRNAS, from the coding sequence ATGAGCGCACACGAGGGCATCGATCCCATCAATCACATCGCGAAACTGCAAAACGCGGACGAATACCGGGAATTGCACTGGTCCGGCACGTTCACCGAGTATCTCGACATCGTCCGCGCCCGGCCGGAGGTGACGCGATCCGCGTTCGAGCGCGTGTACGACATGGTCGTCGCGAAGGGGACCGAGGAATACCTCGATACGAAGAAGCGCATCGTACGTTTTAGATTTTTCGAGCAGGACACCGTGGGCGGCAAGGACGCCGTGTTCGGCCTGGACATCCCGCTCATGCGGTTCGTCAACGTCCTCAAGGCCGCGGCCGAAGGGTACGGCCCGGAAAAGCGGGTCCTCCTCCTGCACGGACCGGTCGGGTCGTCGAAGAGCACCATCGTCCGGCTGCTCAAGAAGGGGCTCGAGGCGTACACCCGTACGCCCGCCGGCGCCCTGTACACCCACGAATGGCACGTCGAGGACGCGCACGAGAAGGTGATGCGCTGCCCGATGAACGAGGAGCCGCTCAAGCTGATCCCGGCGGACTGGCGCGCGCGCGCGGTCGCGGAGCTCGGCCTCGGCACCGACAAGCACGCCGTGGACGTCCGCGGCGATCTCTGCCCGGCCTGCCGGTTCACGTTCAACGCGCTCATGCTGCGGTACGGCGGCGACTGGTCCAAGGTGATGGACCACGTCCGCGTCGTGCGCCTGGTCATGTCGGAGAAGGACCGGATCGGCATCGGCACGTTCCAGCCCAAGGACGAGAAGAACCAGGACTCGACCGAGCTGACCGGCGACATCAACTACCGCAAGATCGCGGAGTACGGCTCGGACTCGGACCCCCGCGCCTTCAACTTCGACGGCGAGTTCAACATCGCGAACCGCGGGATCATCGAGTTCGTCGAGATCCTGAAGCTGGACGTGGCGTTCCTCTACGACCTGCTCGGCGCGACGCAGGAGCACATGATCAAGCCGAAGAAGTTCGCGCAGACCGACATCGACGAGCTGATCATCGGCCACACGAACGAGGCGGAGTACAACAAGCTGCTCGCCAACGAGTTCATGGAGGCGCTGCGGGACCGCACGATCAAGATCGACATTCCGTACATCACGCGCGTCTCGGAAGAGAAGAAGATCTACGAGAAGGACTTCGCCCAGAACAAGGTCCCCGGCGTGCACGTCGCGCCGCACACGCTCGAGGTCGCGGCGATGTGGGCCGTGCTCACGCGGCTCGAGGAGCCCAAGAAGGCCGGGCTCTCGCTCCTGCAGAAGCTGAAGCTCTACGACGGCAAGATGCTGCCCGGCTTCACGCAGGACAACGTCAAGGAGCTCCGCAAGGAGGCCGCGCGCGAGGGGATGGACGGGATCAGCCCGCGCTACGTGCAGGACAAGATCTCGAACGCCATCGTCTCCGAGGCCGAGGGGTGCCTGAACCCGTTCATGGTGCTCAACGAGCTCGGCAAGGGGCTGCGCAGCCAGGGCCTCATCACGAGCGAGGAGAAGCGCAAGCACTACGGCGAGCTCATCTCCGTCGTGAAGCAGGAGTACGAGGAGATGGTGAAGAACCAGGTGCAGCGCGCCATCTCCGCGGACGACGAGGCGATCAACAACCTGTGCATGAACTACATCGACAACGTGAAGGCGTACACGCTCAAGGAGCGCGTGCGCAACCGCTACACCGGCCAGGACGAGCCGCCGGACGAGCGGCTCATGCGCGCCATCGAGGAGAAGATCGACATCCCGGACGGGCGCAAGGACGACTTCCGCAAGGAGATCATGAACTTCATAGGCGCGCTGGCCGTGGACGGCAAGGAGTTCCGCTACGACACCAACGACCGGCTGCGCCGCGCCCTCGAGATGAAGCTGTTCGAGGACCAGAAGGACTCGATCAAGCTCTCTTCGCTCGTGAGCAACGTCATCGACCGCGAGACCCAGGACAAGATCGAGATCGTGAAGAACCGCCTCAAGGAGAAGTACGGCTACTGCGAGATCTGCGCCACCGACGTCCTCAACTTCGTCGCCTCGATCTTCGCCCGCGGGGACACCAGGAATGCATCTTAA